In the Staphylococcus sp. IVB6240 genome, one interval contains:
- a CDS encoding M42 family metallopeptidase, with amino-acid sequence MTENTMTHIKKLTEMHGAPNFEHRVRDYMKQAMTPFVDGFVDDRMGGFYGVKKSKNPNAQRVMVAAHMDEIGFMITEITKQGFIKFTALGGVANDIWQGQRLKVLTQQDEEIVGVVANIPKHFRTGQEGAPKIEDLLLDIGASSPEEVNERGIAIGDPIVPQTELIQLSEHRYATKAWDNRYGCVIAIELLEQLKDVELDFDLYVGANVQEEVGLRGARAAANLIQPDIAFVVDCSPANDMKGRQGLSGVLGDGALLRIKDGTMLLKPAFKRFLMNVAEQHDINYQHYISPGGTDGGAIHQSGIGVPTAVIGVCARYIHSSDAVFDIRDYEAARTWLLKSVQSLDEQVITKLQYEI; translated from the coding sequence CTGAAATGCATGGTGCCCCTAACTTTGAGCATCGTGTACGAGATTATATGAAACAAGCTATGACACCATTTGTTGACGGATTTGTTGATGATCGCATGGGTGGATTTTATGGTGTAAAAAAAAGTAAGAATCCAAATGCACAACGTGTGATGGTTGCGGCACATATGGATGAAATTGGTTTTATGATTACAGAAATCACAAAACAAGGCTTCATAAAGTTTACGGCATTAGGTGGTGTCGCTAATGATATATGGCAAGGGCAGCGTTTAAAAGTTTTAACACAACAGGATGAAGAAATTGTTGGTGTTGTGGCGAATATCCCAAAACATTTTAGAACTGGACAAGAAGGCGCTCCGAAAATTGAAGATTTACTTTTGGATATTGGTGCAAGTTCTCCAGAAGAAGTGAATGAACGAGGCATTGCTATTGGGGACCCGATTGTTCCACAAACAGAGTTAATCCAATTATCAGAACATCGCTATGCTACTAAAGCTTGGGATAACCGTTACGGCTGTGTGATTGCGATTGAATTATTAGAACAACTCAAAGATGTAGAATTAGATTTTGACTTATATGTTGGTGCTAATGTGCAGGAAGAAGTTGGACTAAGAGGTGCGCGTGCTGCCGCAAACTTAATTCAGCCTGATATTGCTTTTGTCGTTGACTGTTCACCTGCTAATGACATGAAGGGGCGTCAAGGATTATCAGGTGTATTGGGTGATGGTGCATTACTTCGCATTAAAGATGGAACAATGTTATTAAAGCCAGCATTCAAACGATTTTTAATGAACGTTGCAGAACAACATGATATTAACTATCAACATTATATTTCACCAGGAGGTACAGATGGTGGGGCAATTCATCAATCTGGTATTGGTGTACCAACTGCGGTAATTGGTGTTTGTGCAAGATACATTCACAGTAGCGATGCAGTTTTTGATATTCGAGATTACGAAGCTGCGAGAACCTGGCTTCTTAAATCAGTTCAATCATTGGACGAACAAGTCATAACGAAGTTACAATACGAAATATAA
- a CDS encoding thioredoxin family protein, giving the protein MKNLETLEQYQSLKQEETVFLYSADWCPDCRVIEPGLPEIEEKYSQFNFVKVDRDQFVDLAIEEGVMGIPSFLVYKNGERVGDYIGKERKSIEQIDTFLSQF; this is encoded by the coding sequence ATGAAAAATTTAGAAACACTAGAACAATATCAATCATTAAAACAAGAAGAAACTGTTTTCTTATATTCAGCAGATTGGTGTCCTGATTGCCGTGTGATTGAACCAGGATTACCAGAAATTGAAGAAAAGTATTCACAATTCAATTTTGTAAAAGTCGATCGTGATCAATTTGTAGATTTAGCCATTGAAGAAGGCGTAATGGGTATTCCAAGTTTCTTAGTATATAAAAATGGTGAACGTGTCGGTGATTACATCGGTAAAGAACGTAAATCAATCGAACAAATTGATACTTTTTTAAGTCAATTTTAA